In Lacinutrix sp. Bg11-31, the DNA window TACCTGTCATTTTACATAATTCATCTCCTCCTCCTGCACAAGTAATAAACACAACTGTATCACCTACTTGAAATTGAGTATCTCCTCTTGGAATAGTAGTGTATTGAGTTCCAAAACGCTGAATTGCAATAGGCACAAAGTGAATTTCTGGAAAATATTGAGCTGCTTCTTTTACAGATTTTCCGACAAAAGAGGCTGTTTTAGATAAGTTTAAACTTACCATTGTTAGTGCTCCACCTTCAAACTCGTAACTTTCATTAAAAGCAGACTGATTTAACAGTAACTGAATTTCCGACGCAGCAAGTGCCTCGGGAGAAATAAGTTCGTCGATACCTAAACGCGTAAAACCAACTTCCTCTTTATGTGTAATAAATTCGGTATTAGAGATACGTGCAATAGTACGCTTAGAACCCAATTGCTTGGCTAAAACACAAACCGTAATGTTTGTAGTCTCAGATGCAGTAACTGCAATAACAAGGTCACTACCTTCTACTCTTGCCTCTTTTAATATGGCAATAGAAGTAGCATCTCCTTTTAAAACTTTTATATCTAAATGATTGTCTGCATACGAGAGACTCGCTCTATCAGTATCTATTAACGTAATTTCCTGAGATTCGTAGGACAATAATTTTGCTAAATGAAATCCTACTTCACCAGCTCCAGCAATAATTATTTTCATTCTTTATTTTATATGAAAGGAATAGCAAAGGTAATTAATTAATTGTTTTCATGTTTCTTAAAGCATATACAATGTATTATCTTTGAAAAAAAATTATTTTGAAAAAAGTAAATCCCTATAAAGACAGTAGTCTTGGTAAAAAAGAGCAGGTTACAAAAATGTTCGATACCATTTCTGGAGAGTACGATGGTTTAAATCGTGTAATCTCTTTTGGAATAGATATTAAATGGAGAAAAAAAGTAGTTGAAATAGTGAAAGCTACCAAACCAGAAAGTGTTTTAGATATTGCTACTGGAACTGGAGATTTAGCTATTAACCTTGCCGAAACTAGTGCCACAAAAATTATTGGTTTAGATATTAGTAGTGGTATGCTTGAAGTTGGAAAAACTAAAATAACGGCTAAAAATCTTGACAATAAAATTAAAATGATTATTGGAGACAGTGAAAATATGCCTTTTGAAGATAATGCGTTCGATGCTATTACTGTTGCCTTTGGTGTTCGTAATTTTGAAACACTAGAAAAAGGATTAAAAGATATTTTACGTGTTTTAAAACCAGGCGGTACTTTTGTTATTCTTGAAACCTCTGTTCCAACAAAGTTTCCTTTTAAACAAGGTTATATGTTTCATTCTAAAATTATATTACCAACTGTTGGACGTTTGTTTTCTAAAGACAAAACTGCTTATAAATATTTAAGTGAAAGTGCCTCTATTTTTCCTTATGGTGAAGCACTAAACAATATTTTACGTAATATTGGGTTTATAAATGTGAAAGATTTACCACAAACTTTTGGAGTGGCCACAATTTATACAGCATCAAAACAGTAACATGAGGAAACTAATTGCCCTATTTATATGTATTACAACAAGTACTGTGTGCTCAGCACAGCTATTTACTAGAGAAAAAGTACAGAATAACCAAAACATGGATAAGCAATCCTTAAGTTGGGGATATTACTTTGGTACAAATAATTTAGATTACAAAATAGATTATAACGACAACAAAGGTGATATAGAAACAGTAAAATCCTTTGGTTTTAATGTTGGTTTGGTTGGAGATATTCGTGTAAACGATAATATTAATTTTAGACTTGAACCAGGTTTAATTATTTCTGCACGAACATTAAATTATCCTGAAAACTTTTTTGAAGGTATTCCTGCAGATGATTTAAATAAATCAGATTTTCTACGTGAAGTAAAGTCTACTTACATCTATATCCCTTTATTAATGAGGCTTTCTACAGACCGTATTAATAATTTTAAACCATTTATTACTTTAGGTATTGCGACGTCTTTAAATTTATCGAGTAACGAACAAAACCCTGAAGATAATAGTGGTGGCGAATTTAGAACCACAAAAAGCACACAGTTTTATGATATTGGTTTTGGTATCGATTTTTATTTAGAATGGTTTAAATTCACACCATCTATTCGTGGTATTTTTGCTTTAAACGATGAGCTGGTAAAAGATGTTGATCCTAACAGTCCTTGGACAGGAAATATTAATTCTATGAAAACGCGTGGGATTTTTATTAATTTCACTTTTAGGTAGATTTTAGTAATCTATATTCAGTGTATAACTCAAGAGATTGCCACATCGTTCCTGCATCACTTTTCGCAATGACGCTTCGAGTAAACCAACTTTAAGTGCTTTTTAAATTAATTCCTTCTAAACTCACTTAACAAAATAGCAGTAGCTGTCGCTACATTTAAACTTTCAGTGGCTTGTAAATCGCCAAAACGCGGAATAGCAATTCGGCTTGTTACTTGTTTTTCTATAGCTTCAGAAATTCCATTCGCTTCATTTCCTAAAACTATAATACCTGCTTTTGGCAATTCACTTTTATAAACATTTTTACCATCCATAAAAGCACCAAATATTGGCATTTCAGCTTCAGCTAAAAAAGTATTTAAATCTAAATAACTAATATTTACTCTAGTAATAGATCCCATTGTGGCTTGCACAACTTTTGGGTTATAACAATCTACCGTTTCTTTACTACATACCAACTCTTTAATACCAAACCAATCGCATAATCTAATAATAGTACCCAAATTTCCAGGATCACGAATGCTATCTAAAGCCACTATTAAACCTTGATATTCACTATTTTTTTGTACTGGTATTTTAAAAACAGCCAACGCTTTATTTGGTGTCGTTAGAAAACTAATTTTCTTTAATTCAGTTTCTGTAATTAATGTTTCATTTTCGGTATGACTTTTGAAAGACTCTGTCGTAAATAAAAGATGTAACCCTAAAGAAGAATCTAAAAGTTCGTTAATTACTTTTATACCTTCAGCAACAAAAAAACCGTCAGCAATTCTGTATTTTTTTTGTTTGAGACGCGTTATTAATTTTATTTGGCTTTTTGATAGCATTTAAAAAATGTATTTTTGAATCTTAAGTGATTCAAATTAAAAGTTTAGAGTCGAAACAAATCCTTTTAAAGACCGTTTAGTTGAAAATACAAGATTCAAAAATACTACTTATTATTTTAATTTTTGGTTTTCTAACCGCTTGTAACTCTGTTAGACGTATACCTGAAAACGCACATTTATTAACTAAAACTGCAATTAAGGTAAACGATAAAAATGAAGAAAGCGAAGCTATAACTAACCTTATATACCAGAAACCAAACAACAGTATTCCTTATACAAATATTAAAACAAGGCTTTATATTCATAATTTGGCACGACCAAATTTAGATTCTATTTTAAAAGCTAGAATTGCAAACAATCCAAAACGTACTGCGAGACAAATTAAATTTTTCTCTAAAAAACAGTTCGACCAGCGCATACAAAACAAGCTCAATTTTAATAATTGGCTTAAAAAAACAGGTGAAGCTCCTGTAGTTGTTAACGATACGCTTTCTGAAAAATCTATAAAAAGACTAGAAAATTATTATTATAATAATGGTTGGTTTGAAGTTAAAGCAGATTTTGAAACGACTAGAAACGACAACCAAAGAGCAGCTGTTACTTATAAAATATCCACTGGCAAACCTTATATAGTAGATTCTTTATCTACAAATATTATAACTCCAGTTATAGACTCGTTATACCAAAGTACATTAAGTAAATCTCTAATAAAACCTAATACTCAATATCGTACTAATGATTTTATAGAAGAGCGAGATCGCATAACAGAAACACTGAGAAATTCTGGAGTTTATCATTTTTCTCAAGACAATGTTTTGTTTAAAATGGATAGTATAGGTAAAACGAAAAAGGTAAATATAGAATTATACATAAGTGA includes these proteins:
- the ubiE gene encoding bifunctional demethylmenaquinone methyltransferase/2-methoxy-6-polyprenyl-1,4-benzoquinol methylase UbiE yields the protein MKKVNPYKDSSLGKKEQVTKMFDTISGEYDGLNRVISFGIDIKWRKKVVEIVKATKPESVLDIATGTGDLAINLAETSATKIIGLDISSGMLEVGKTKITAKNLDNKIKMIIGDSENMPFEDNAFDAITVAFGVRNFETLEKGLKDILRVLKPGGTFVILETSVPTKFPFKQGYMFHSKIILPTVGRLFSKDKTAYKYLSESASIFPYGEALNNILRNIGFINVKDLPQTFGVATIYTASKQ
- a CDS encoding porin family protein; protein product: MRKLIALFICITTSTVCSAQLFTREKVQNNQNMDKQSLSWGYYFGTNNLDYKIDYNDNKGDIETVKSFGFNVGLVGDIRVNDNINFRLEPGLIISARTLNYPENFFEGIPADDLNKSDFLREVKSTYIYIPLLMRLSTDRINNFKPFITLGIATSLNLSSNEQNPEDNSGGEFRTTKSTQFYDIGFGIDFYLEWFKFTPSIRGIFALNDELVKDVDPNSPWTGNINSMKTRGIFINFTFR
- the trkA gene encoding Trk system potassium transporter TrkA yields the protein MKIIIAGAGEVGFHLAKLLSYESQEITLIDTDRASLSYADNHLDIKVLKGDATSIAILKEARVEGSDLVIAVTASETTNITVCVLAKQLGSKRTIARISNTEFITHKEEVGFTRLGIDELISPEALAASEIQLLLNQSAFNESYEFEGGALTMVSLNLSKTASFVGKSVKEAAQYFPEIHFVPIAIQRFGTQYTTIPRGDTQFQVGDTVVFITCAGGGDELCKMTGKANTTIKDVMILGGSKIGYKTARDLSSKHFNIKLIESNRDVAFDLADELEKILVINGDGRNVELLEEENISDMDAFISVTGNSETNIMSCLVAKSKGVKKTIALVENMDYFELSQSIGIDTLVNKKLLAANNIFRYIRKGEVVAMTKLNNMNAELLEFRVKSDSKICNQQIKSISFPRSAIIGGVIRDGKGLIALGDFIVEEGDYIVVCCLPKSIKEVEKLFL
- a CDS encoding RNA methyltransferase, coding for MLSKSQIKLITRLKQKKYRIADGFFVAEGIKVINELLDSSLGLHLLFTTESFKSHTENETLITETELKKISFLTTPNKALAVFKIPVQKNSEYQGLIVALDSIRDPGNLGTIIRLCDWFGIKELVCSKETVDCYNPKVVQATMGSITRVNISYLDLNTFLAEAEMPIFGAFMDGKNVYKSELPKAGIIVLGNEANGISEAIEKQVTSRIAIPRFGDLQATESLNVATATAILLSEFRRN